One part of the Acidobacteriota bacterium genome encodes these proteins:
- a CDS encoding orotidine 5'-phosphate decarboxylase has product MKPIVQISLDLTDINEALETARIALEAGVDWLEAGTPLILAEGLHGVRALRQEFPDTPIVADLKTMDGGYLEAEMMAKAGATHVVVMARAHAETIKCVVKAGRDFGVKVMGDNMVCDDKAAASKWMEDLGVDYIVHHTGFDERNGIYADTGHMLSPLDDLKAVVAAVSIPVQAVGGLSIEQAISMPKHGAPLVVIGAPLAIDAYSFSTASHTGGNDLKSILSEITRRIRE; this is encoded by the coding sequence ATGAAACCAATCGTTCAAATCTCTCTTGATCTTACTGACATCAACGAAGCACTCGAAACTGCCCGCATCGCGCTCGAAGCAGGCGTGGATTGGCTCGAAGCCGGTACGCCGCTCATTCTGGCCGAAGGGCTGCACGGCGTGCGCGCCTTGCGCCAAGAGTTTCCCGACACGCCCATCGTCGCCGACTTGAAAACCATGGACGGCGGCTATCTCGAAGCCGAGATGATGGCGAAAGCGGGCGCAACGCACGTCGTCGTGATGGCGCGCGCGCACGCCGAGACGATCAAATGCGTTGTCAAAGCGGGCCGCGATTTCGGCGTCAAAGTCATGGGCGACAACATGGTCTGCGACGACAAAGCCGCCGCATCGAAATGGATGGAAGACCTCGGCGTGGATTACATCGTGCATCACACGGGCTTCGACGAACGCAATGGCATTTACGCCGACACGGGCCACATGCTCAGTCCGCTCGACGACCTCAAAGCCGTCGTTGCAGCCGTCAGCATTCCCGTCCAAGCTGTCGGTGGCCTTTCCATCGAACAGGCCATCAGCATGCCGAAACACGGCGCGCCGCTGGTGGTGATTGGCGCGCCGCTGGCGATTGATGCGTACTCGTTCAGCACTGCCTCC
- a CDS encoding DUF1080 domain-containing protein yields the protein MKKILLLSTIYALSALAVFAQTKNAADSANQLTAAEKKAGWRLLFDGKTFTGWRGFHKQNVPEGWIIEDNCISRIQAHGELGQAGGDLITADQFENFEFTLEWKISKGGNSGIKYLVSETLPPTGRSAVSFEMQVLDDDNHPDAKAGINGNRKASALYDIMPPNDKKKLKPVGEFNQIRLVVKGNHIEHWLNGQKVLEYERGSAALKALIAQSKFKDQPLFGTFAKGHLLLQEHGDKVWYRNIKIREIK from the coding sequence ATGAAAAAGATTCTCTTGCTAAGCACTATCTATGCGCTGTCCGCTTTGGCGGTGTTTGCGCAAACCAAAAACGCAGCAGACTCTGCCAATCAACTCACCGCAGCCGAAAAGAAAGCCGGCTGGCGCTTGCTCTTCGACGGCAAAACATTCACCGGCTGGCGCGGCTTTCATAAACAGAATGTGCCCGAAGGCTGGATCATTGAGGACAATTGCATCAGCCGCATTCAGGCGCACGGCGAACTCGGCCAAGCGGGTGGCGATCTGATCACTGCTGACCAGTTCGAGAATTTTGAATTCACCCTGGAATGGAAGATCAGCAAAGGCGGCAACAGCGGCATCAAGTATCTCGTTTCGGAAACGCTGCCACCCACAGGCCGCTCAGCGGTTAGTTTCGAGATGCAGGTACTCGACGACGACAACCATCCTGACGCCAAGGCCGGCATCAACGGCAATCGCAAAGCCAGCGCGCTGTACGACATCATGCCGCCCAACGACAAAAAGAAACTCAAACCCGTCGGCGAGTTCAATCAGATTCGTCTCGTCGTCAAAGGCAATCACATCGAACACTGGCTCAACGGCCAAAAGGTGCTCGAATACGAACGCGGCAGCGCAGCGCTCAAAGCCCTGATCGCCCAAAGCAAATTCAAAGACCAACCGCTCTTTGGCACCTTCGCCAAAGGCCATCTTTTGTTGCAGGAACATGGCGACAAGGTGTGGTATCGCAATATCAAAATCCGCGAAATCAAGTAG
- a CDS encoding Gfo/Idh/MocA family oxidoreductase: protein MSKRNSRRDFLKQTGLGVGLLKAVPAIAQAAPVVASTSGARVLGANDRLNIGFVGCGGRMNTHIDALVNRAQERGDVQPVAVCDIYEKRKRLARERTGVDEKNVQHDFRELCARKDIDVIVIASPDHWHHGHALAALKAGKDVYLEKPFTYTIEEAREIAEFVKANKRVLQVGSQYTSFDHFHQARKAIEQGLIGKVVWATAGYGRNANKEGGEWNYAIDADASAANIDWKAFLGNAPKRAFDAERYFRWRKYWDYSGGIATDLFYHALAPLVMITGQEFPAKVVASGGIYVQKDREVPDTFLMNVDYSSFTVNLSCSVAAGAPPLVAVNGTEGRIILAQSGENFSHSAIEVLPDNEYRKEFKAKTGVDKLSLECKPNLRGTHPHMDNFLDAVRSRQQPNLNAELGYKVMAAIRMGVDAYRQQTTLQWDGRRERATARVAKA, encoded by the coding sequence ATGTCGAAGCGTAACTCGCGTCGTGATTTTCTGAAACAAACCGGCCTCGGCGTCGGTTTGTTGAAGGCCGTTCCAGCGATTGCCCAAGCTGCGCCGGTTGTGGCTAGCACTTCCGGTGCGCGTGTGCTGGGCGCGAATGACCGGCTCAACATCGGCTTTGTGGGCTGCGGCGGGCGCATGAACACGCACATTGACGCGCTGGTCAACCGCGCCCAAGAACGCGGCGATGTGCAACCGGTCGCCGTCTGCGACATTTACGAGAAGCGCAAACGGCTGGCGCGTGAACGCACGGGCGTGGATGAAAAGAACGTCCAGCATGACTTCCGCGAATTGTGCGCCCGCAAAGACATTGACGTCATCGTCATCGCTTCGCCCGACCATTGGCACCACGGCCACGCGCTGGCGGCGCTCAAGGCAGGCAAGGATGTCTATCTGGAAAAGCCGTTCACCTATACGATTGAAGAGGCCCGCGAAATCGCCGAATTCGTCAAAGCCAACAAGCGCGTCTTGCAGGTTGGCAGCCAATACACTTCGTTCGACCACTTCCACCAGGCGCGCAAAGCGATTGAGCAAGGCCTGATCGGCAAAGTCGTCTGGGCGACCGCTGGCTATGGCCGCAACGCGAACAAAGAAGGCGGCGAGTGGAATTACGCGATTGACGCCGACGCCAGCGCCGCGAACATTGATTGGAAAGCGTTTCTTGGGAATGCGCCGAAACGGGCCTTTGACGCCGAGCGGTATTTCCGCTGGCGCAAGTATTGGGACTATTCAGGTGGCATCGCGACCGATTTGTTCTATCACGCCCTCGCGCCGCTGGTGATGATCACGGGCCAGGAATTCCCCGCCAAGGTCGTAGCCTCTGGCGGCATCTACGTGCAAAAAGACCGCGAGGTGCCCGATACGTTTTTGATGAACGTGGATTATTCCAGCTTCACCGTAAATCTCTCGTGTTCGGTCGCGGCTGGCGCGCCGCCGCTGGTTGCCGTCAACGGCACCGAAGGCCGCATCATCCTCGCGCAAAGCGGCGAGAACTTCAGTCACAGCGCGATTGAAGTCCTGCCCGACAACGAATACCGCAAGGAATTCAAAGCCAAGACCGGCGTTGATAAATTGTCGCTTGAATGCAAACCCAACCTGCGCGGCACGCACCCGCACATGGACAACTTCCTGGACGCCGTGCGCAGTCGCCAGCAACCAAACTTGAATGCCGAACTGGGCTACAAAGTGATGGCCGCGATTCGGATGGGCGTGGATGCTTATCGGCAGCAGACGACGCTGCAATGGGATGGGCGGCGGGAACGCGCCACGGCGCGCGTGGCAAAGGCATAA